The Streptomyces sp. Mut1 genome window below encodes:
- a CDS encoding S1 family peptidase produces MRRTTALRTALSVVLLAGAWAGAGFPSASAADTPAAPSRAAAPASDGLLTAMQRDLGLTEGQARARLSAEKTATALQPKARHAAGASYGGSWFDPATGDLTVAVTNDKQAAAVRATGAAVRLVTHTEQRLDSVKAKLDKLDAPAGVSSWHVDPRVNKVVIGVVASKQSDNDVQKFIERAEKTGPVTVEHTAEAPRTFSAGTVGGDPYYTGNVRCSIGFSVYGGFVTAGHCGQAGAGVSGWDGSAIGNFQGSSFPGDDYAWVSVGNGWWTVPVVLGWGTVSDQLVRGSNVAPIGASICRSGSTSHWHCGNVLATNDTVNYSQGAVYEMTKTSVCAEPGDSGGSFISGDQAQGVTSGGWGDCASGGETWHQPINEILNRYGLTLHTA; encoded by the coding sequence TTGAGACGCACCACAGCCTTGAGAACCGCACTGTCCGTCGTGCTCCTCGCCGGAGCCTGGGCGGGTGCCGGATTCCCGTCGGCCTCCGCCGCGGACACCCCCGCCGCCCCGTCCCGCGCCGCCGCGCCGGCCTCGGACGGGCTGCTCACCGCCATGCAGAGGGACCTCGGCCTGACGGAAGGCCAGGCCAGGGCGCGGCTCTCCGCCGAGAAGACCGCCACCGCACTCCAGCCCAAGGCGCGCCACGCGGCCGGGGCCTCGTACGGCGGCTCCTGGTTCGACCCCGCGACGGGTGACCTCACCGTCGCCGTCACCAACGACAAGCAGGCGGCGGCGGTACGGGCGACGGGCGCCGCGGTCCGGCTCGTGACCCACACCGAGCAGCGCCTCGACTCGGTGAAGGCGAAGCTCGACAAGCTCGACGCCCCGGCGGGCGTCAGCAGCTGGCACGTCGACCCGCGCGTCAACAAGGTCGTCATCGGCGTCGTCGCGTCCAAGCAGTCTGACAACGATGTCCAGAAGTTCATCGAGCGGGCCGAGAAGACCGGTCCGGTCACGGTCGAGCACACCGCCGAGGCACCCCGGACCTTCTCGGCGGGAACCGTGGGCGGTGACCCGTACTACACGGGCAACGTGCGGTGCTCCATCGGCTTCTCCGTGTACGGCGGCTTCGTCACGGCCGGCCACTGCGGCCAGGCAGGCGCCGGAGTCAGTGGCTGGGACGGCTCGGCGATAGGCAACTTCCAGGGCTCCTCCTTCCCCGGCGACGACTACGCGTGGGTCAGCGTCGGCAACGGCTGGTGGACCGTCCCCGTGGTCCTCGGCTGGGGAACGGTCTCCGACCAGCTCGTGCGGGGCTCCAACGTGGCCCCCATCGGTGCGTCGATCTGCCGCTCCGGCTCCACCTCGCACTGGCACTGCGGCAACGTGCTCGCCACCAACGACACGGTCAACTACAGCCAGGGCGCCGTCTACGAGATGACGAAGACCAGTGTCTGCGCCGAACCCGGAGACTCGGGCGGCTCGTTCATCAGTGGTGACCAGGCGCAGGGCGTCACCTCGGGCGGATGGGGAGACTGCGCCTCGGGCGGCGAGACCTGGCACCAGCCGATCAACGAGATCCTGAACCGGTACGGGCTGACGCTCCACACAGCCTGA
- a CDS encoding radical SAM protein gives MPSRTDPSRTEPGGTDTGRTRLIERLMEQFPHVPREAVIKEDLLRGGLAFDESALSDNEDGDVKPKSYFIFSFDHGTLPELGAAALRRPPEEIVLTGGPYELRRTVVSVRVNPASPYRVAADDDGVLGLYLDGRRISDVGLPPMPDYYRHTLANGKSVMEVAPTIQWGYLVYLTVFRVCQYFGAKEECQYCDINHNWRQHKAAGRPYTGVKPVEEVLEALAVIDRYDTAKTSTAYTLTGGAITSHIGGRDEADFYGQYAKAIEERFPGRWIGKVVAQALPKADVQRFHDYGVQIYHPNYEVWDRRLFELYCPGKERYVGRDEWHRRILDSADVFGARNVIPNFVAGVEMAEPFGFTTVKEAIDSTTEGLRFFMSHGITPRFTTWCPEPTTPLGRTNPDGAPLEYHIRLLEAYRATMEEYGLSSPPGYGPPGPGQAVFSVSSFMDSLPAAPEAGDSAEK, from the coding sequence ATGCCGAGCCGCACCGACCCCAGCCGCACCGAGCCCGGCGGCACCGACACCGGCCGCACCCGCCTGATCGAGCGGCTGATGGAGCAGTTCCCGCACGTGCCGCGGGAAGCCGTCATCAAGGAGGACCTGCTGCGCGGCGGTCTCGCCTTCGACGAGTCCGCGCTCAGCGACAACGAGGACGGCGACGTCAAGCCGAAGTCCTACTTCATCTTCTCCTTCGACCACGGCACCCTGCCCGAGCTGGGCGCGGCCGCGCTGCGCCGCCCCCCGGAGGAGATCGTGCTCACCGGAGGCCCGTACGAACTGCGGCGCACCGTCGTCTCGGTGCGGGTCAACCCGGCGTCCCCCTACCGGGTCGCGGCGGACGACGACGGCGTGCTCGGGCTCTACCTCGACGGCAGGCGGATCTCCGACGTGGGCCTGCCGCCCATGCCGGACTACTACCGGCACACCCTCGCCAACGGCAAGTCCGTGATGGAGGTCGCCCCGACCATCCAGTGGGGCTACCTCGTCTACCTCACCGTCTTCCGCGTCTGCCAGTACTTCGGCGCGAAGGAGGAGTGCCAGTACTGCGACATCAACCACAACTGGCGCCAGCACAAGGCGGCCGGCCGCCCGTACACCGGGGTGAAGCCCGTCGAGGAGGTCCTGGAGGCGCTCGCCGTCATCGACCGGTACGACACGGCGAAGACCTCCACCGCGTACACCCTCACCGGCGGCGCCATCACCTCGCACATCGGCGGCCGGGACGAGGCGGACTTCTACGGCCAGTACGCCAAGGCCATCGAGGAGCGTTTCCCGGGCCGCTGGATCGGCAAGGTCGTCGCCCAGGCCCTGCCCAAGGCCGACGTCCAGCGCTTCCACGACTACGGGGTGCAGATCTACCACCCCAACTACGAGGTGTGGGACCGCCGGCTGTTCGAGCTGTACTGCCCCGGCAAGGAGCGCTACGTCGGCCGTGACGAGTGGCACCGCCGCATCCTGGACTCCGCCGACGTCTTCGGCGCCCGCAACGTCATCCCCAACTTCGTCGCCGGAGTGGAGATGGCCGAGCCGTTCGGCTTCACCACGGTGAAGGAGGCCATCGACTCCACCACCGAGGGCCTGCGCTTCTTCATGTCGCACGGCATCACTCCGCGCTTCACCACCTGGTGCCCCGAGCCGACGACGCCGCTCGGCAGGACCAACCCGGACGGTGCGCCGCTGGAGTACCACATCCGGCTCCTGGAGGCCTACCGCGCGACGATGGAGGAGTACGGGCTCAGCTCGCCCCCCGGCTACGGCCCGCCCGGACCGGGGCAGGCCGTGTTCTCCGTCAGCTCCTTCATGGACAGCCTCCCGGCCGCGCCCGAGGCCGGGGACAGCGCCGAGAAGTGA
- a CDS encoding MarR family winged helix-turn-helix transcriptional regulator, producing MNETPPSLLGLTTYLMTKTGKAARGRLADRLAERGLRLWHMAVLAALTDFGPHVQRELAGRLSIDRSDVVKIVDGLGAAGLVERARDAADRRRVTVTVTPEGRALLESLKADALSVQEEVLAPLNARERARLTALLRRVHDGAPDTAGARPGR from the coding sequence GTGAACGAGACCCCGCCCAGCCTCCTGGGACTCACGACCTACCTCATGACGAAGACGGGCAAGGCGGCGCGCGGCCGGCTCGCCGACCGGCTGGCCGAACGCGGGCTGCGGCTCTGGCACATGGCGGTGCTCGCCGCGCTGACGGACTTCGGCCCCCATGTGCAGCGGGAGCTGGCCGGGCGGCTCTCGATCGACCGCAGCGACGTCGTGAAGATCGTGGACGGGCTCGGTGCGGCGGGTCTGGTCGAGCGGGCCCGCGACGCCGCCGACCGGCGGCGGGTCACGGTCACCGTCACCCCCGAGGGCCGCGCCCTGCTCGAAAGCCTGAAGGCGGACGCGCTGTCGGTGCAGGAAGAGGTTCTGGCCCCGCTGAACGCCCGTGAACGGGCCCGGCTGACGGCCCTGTTGCGCCGCGTGCACGACGGGGCGCCGGACACCGCGGGGGCGCGGCCAGGTCGTTGA
- a CDS encoding glycoside hydrolase family 25 protein, which produces MLHGVDVSAHQSSFDADGLDFVFIKATEGRSYVNPRLTDQTKRARDADCVVGFYHFLWPGNIAAQAEYFVSKAPEKAGDLLAVDWEQNGEGTHASNAEKDRFIREVKRLRPHHRVLLYCNRYFWLNHDTTSYAGDGLWIADYVTAGKPRVKASWRIHQYTDHPLDKDVANFSSRSAMRTWARN; this is translated from the coding sequence ATGCTGCACGGTGTCGATGTCAGCGCCCATCAGTCCTCCTTCGACGCGGACGGACTCGACTTCGTCTTCATCAAAGCCACCGAGGGCCGCTCCTACGTCAATCCACGTCTGACCGACCAGACGAAACGGGCCCGCGACGCCGACTGCGTCGTCGGCTTCTACCACTTCCTGTGGCCCGGGAACATCGCGGCCCAGGCCGAGTACTTCGTGAGCAAGGCGCCCGAGAAGGCGGGCGATCTGCTCGCCGTGGACTGGGAGCAGAACGGCGAGGGCACCCACGCGAGCAACGCCGAGAAGGACCGCTTCATCCGCGAGGTCAAACGCCTGCGGCCGCACCACCGCGTCCTGCTCTACTGCAACCGCTACTTCTGGCTGAATCACGACACCACGTCCTACGCGGGCGACGGGCTCTGGATCGCCGACTACGTGACCGCGGGAAAGCCGCGCGTCAAGGCGTCCTGGCGCATCCACCAGTACACCGACCACCCGCTCGACAAGGACGTCGCGAACTTCTCCTCGCGCTCCGCCATGCGTACCTGGGCGCGCAACTGA
- a CDS encoding SRPBCC family protein — translation MPRTMTVSDSIVVLADPADVYARLSDPTAMGRWSPENRGARVRGERRDAYVGMVFDGRNKRGPVSWTTRCTVTAADPGRRFAFRVHAIGVRRPLLRGPIATWEYRFEAVEGGTRVTETWTDDRRAWPDAVANAFDRVATRGHTFAVFQRRNIRTTLERLKAALETPRS, via the coding sequence ATGCCCCGCACCATGACCGTGTCGGACAGCATCGTCGTGCTCGCCGATCCCGCCGATGTGTACGCCCGGCTGAGCGACCCGACGGCGATGGGCCGCTGGAGCCCGGAGAACCGGGGAGCGCGGGTGCGGGGTGAGCGTCGGGACGCGTATGTCGGCATGGTCTTCGACGGCCGCAACAAGCGCGGCCCGGTGAGCTGGACGACGCGGTGCACGGTGACGGCGGCCGATCCGGGCCGCAGGTTCGCCTTCCGGGTCCATGCGATCGGTGTCCGGCGGCCGTTGCTGCGCGGGCCCATCGCCACGTGGGAGTACCGCTTCGAAGCCGTGGAGGGCGGTACCCGGGTCACGGAGACCTGGACCGACGACCGCAGGGCCTGGCCCGATGCCGTGGCCAACGCCTTCGACCGGGTGGCCACCAGGGGGCACACCTTCGCCGTGTTCCAGCGCCGCAACATCCGCACCACGCTCGAACGCCTCAAGGCGGCGTTGGAGACGCCGCGGTCCTGA
- a CDS encoding carboxylesterase/lipase family protein: MSSVYETVCGRVRGRSPARGVVAVLGIPYAEPPFGANRFRAPRPRAPWEGVRDCTVFGPVPPQSAELPGAPSWAPGDEDVLSLNVWAPAGASGPLPVLVWIPGGAYTFGSGAQPDYDGAALARTGLVVVTLNYRLGFEGFGHVPADGTDACPPNRGLLDQIAALEWVRDNITAFGGAPDNVTLAGQSAGATAAVCLMTMDGARGLFRRVIAHSAVGPCFAPELAGRVTARVAAEAGVPATGAALAEASPQALVRASDAVTEAYRKDPDSGRLHWDPVVYGPVADGHLLRDDPLALIAEGTARDIDLLVCHTTEEYWLMDAVGSSADVATAERLRRFASDFGLPGPLMEGYRALMPKAGAYELHLAVYGDLMFGEYSNRLADAHARAGGRVFLSRFDRRRGEGRSRVRAWHCADVPFAFGNVDEESVHFLIGGAPTPGDRRLAELMTAAWSGFAATGDPGWEPGDGHVRVWGAQGASAAPGHWRDSASVRALWGTYTYRPALT, from the coding sequence ATGAGCAGTGTGTACGAGACGGTTTGCGGGCGGGTACGCGGACGGAGCCCGGCGCGGGGAGTCGTCGCCGTCCTCGGAATCCCGTACGCCGAGCCCCCGTTCGGCGCGAACCGCTTCCGGGCGCCGCGCCCCCGCGCGCCCTGGGAGGGCGTCCGTGACTGCACGGTCTTCGGCCCCGTCCCGCCGCAGTCGGCAGAGCTGCCCGGCGCCCCGTCCTGGGCGCCCGGCGACGAGGACGTGCTGAGCCTCAACGTCTGGGCGCCGGCGGGCGCGTCCGGCCCGCTGCCGGTGCTGGTCTGGATCCCCGGGGGCGCCTACACCTTCGGCTCCGGCGCACAGCCCGACTACGACGGCGCCGCGCTCGCCCGCACCGGACTGGTCGTCGTCACCCTGAACTACCGCCTCGGCTTCGAGGGCTTCGGCCACGTACCCGCCGACGGCACGGACGCCTGCCCGCCCAACCGGGGACTGCTCGACCAGATCGCCGCGCTGGAATGGGTCCGCGACAACATCACCGCGTTCGGCGGGGCACCGGACAACGTCACCCTGGCCGGACAGTCGGCCGGCGCCACGGCCGCGGTCTGCCTGATGACGATGGACGGCGCCCGGGGCCTCTTCCGCCGCGTCATCGCGCACAGCGCGGTCGGCCCCTGCTTCGCCCCTGAGCTCGCCGGGCGCGTCACCGCACGGGTGGCCGCCGAGGCGGGCGTCCCGGCGACCGGCGCCGCACTGGCCGAAGCGTCCCCGCAGGCGCTGGTCAGGGCGTCCGACGCGGTCACCGAGGCGTATCGGAAGGACCCGGACTCCGGCCGGCTGCACTGGGACCCGGTGGTCTACGGGCCGGTCGCCGACGGGCACCTGCTGCGCGACGACCCGTTGGCCCTGATCGCCGAGGGCACCGCCCGGGACATCGACCTGCTCGTCTGCCACACCACCGAGGAGTACTGGCTGATGGACGCCGTCGGCAGCAGCGCCGACGTCGCCACGGCCGAGCGGCTCCGGCGCTTCGCCTCCGACTTCGGCCTCCCCGGCCCGCTGATGGAGGGATACCGCGCGCTCATGCCCAAAGCCGGCGCGTACGAACTCCACCTCGCGGTCTACGGGGACCTGATGTTCGGCGAGTACAGCAACCGGCTCGCCGACGCGCACGCCCGCGCGGGTGGCCGGGTGTTCCTGTCCCGGTTCGACCGGCGGCGAGGGGAAGGACGGTCGAGGGTGCGCGCCTGGCACTGCGCGGACGTGCCCTTCGCCTTCGGGAACGTGGACGAGGAGAGCGTTCACTTCCTCATCGGCGGCGCGCCGACGCCCGGGGACCGCCGCCTCGCGGAGCTGATGACCGCGGCCTGGTCGGGCTTCGCGGCCACCGGCGATCCGGGCTGGGAACCGGGCGACGGCCATGTCCGGGTGTGGGGGGCGCAGGGCGCGTCGGCGGCGCCGGGCCACTGGCGCGACAGCGCGTCGGTCCGCGCGCTGTGGGGCACGTACACCTACCGTCCCGCCCTCACCTGA
- a CDS encoding SCO7460 family lipoprotein, with protein sequence MGRSSRTRKAGAGVAGALACALALALTGCGVVSTKEDRKFAAKLADTYYPGVLKVIEAHKLFPQAGGSEITFAMTDDPDAVVRMRVDADAGTCNTHTCRGVMDDAVERGRREAAALRVLVDTFRRCGHEVIAIEPQTGAPWIVASPANATVTALLKDIGSCVRQWKEEAGSGKEGTEVKGAAVNLASPSVAEGRPRGKKSQPTAMRLGSTSLLAALTSHNYYSVGYAATDGRIDPASGSARIVRPFEAREKFAAAVHEAVGNRLRATYPRVQVSDYDWVWRLEPGTVDRVTGYVLYCEEPDGDKSCLGDQAVLVTTDLHGEPLGELRHVGKVREGRGPLRLPPM encoded by the coding sequence ATGGGCAGATCGTCGAGAACACGCAAGGCCGGAGCGGGAGTTGCCGGCGCGCTGGCGTGCGCGCTCGCACTGGCGCTCACGGGGTGCGGGGTGGTGAGCACGAAGGAGGACCGCAAGTTCGCCGCGAAGCTGGCCGACACCTACTACCCGGGTGTTCTCAAGGTGATCGAGGCCCACAAGCTGTTCCCGCAGGCGGGTGGTTCGGAGATCACCTTCGCGATGACCGACGACCCCGACGCCGTGGTCCGCATGAGGGTGGACGCCGACGCGGGCACGTGCAACACCCACACGTGCCGGGGTGTCATGGACGACGCGGTGGAGCGCGGGCGGCGGGAAGCGGCCGCGCTGCGGGTGCTCGTGGACACCTTCCGGCGCTGCGGCCACGAGGTGATCGCGATCGAACCGCAGACCGGTGCTCCGTGGATCGTCGCCTCCCCCGCCAATGCCACGGTGACCGCCCTGCTGAAGGACATCGGCTCGTGCGTACGGCAGTGGAAGGAGGAGGCGGGCAGCGGAAAGGAGGGGACCGAGGTGAAGGGCGCCGCGGTGAACCTGGCCTCGCCGTCCGTCGCCGAGGGCCGGCCCAGGGGAAAGAAGTCGCAGCCGACGGCGATGCGGCTGGGCTCGACCTCCCTGCTGGCGGCCCTGACCTCGCACAACTACTACTCGGTGGGTTACGCGGCGACGGACGGACGCATCGACCCCGCTTCCGGCAGCGCCCGGATCGTCCGGCCGTTCGAGGCGCGGGAGAAGTTCGCCGCGGCCGTGCACGAGGCCGTGGGGAACCGGCTCCGGGCGACGTACCCGCGCGTGCAGGTCAGCGACTACGACTGGGTGTGGCGCCTGGAGCCCGGGACCGTCGACCGGGTCACCGGTTACGTGCTCTACTGCGAGGAGCCGGACGGGGACAAGTCGTGCCTGGGTGATCAGGCCGTGCTGGTGACCACGGATCTGCACGGCGAGCCGCTGGGCGAGCTGCGACACGTCGGCAAGGTGCGCGAGGGCCGGGGACCTCTGCGACTGCCCCCGATGTGA
- a CDS encoding GNAT family N-acetyltransferase, with protein sequence MTDLRIEQVDGDAALLDWQFVHNAIIPTAPLSFAEVGERARRNRLCVAYRDDVLVGCSTVRPPTADASVATVIARVLPAHRGLGFGGELYTHGLTLARGLGAGVIETCVLESNPEGLRFALSRGFVETERYVLPGDTVPFIDLRLA encoded by the coding sequence ATGACCGATCTTCGTATCGAACAGGTGGACGGCGACGCCGCCCTCCTGGACTGGCAGTTCGTCCACAACGCCATCATCCCGACGGCGCCGCTGTCATTCGCGGAGGTGGGTGAGCGCGCGCGGCGCAACCGGCTGTGCGTCGCGTATCGGGATGATGTCCTCGTGGGCTGTTCGACCGTGCGGCCGCCCACCGCGGACGCCTCGGTGGCGACCGTGATCGCGCGCGTCCTGCCCGCCCATCGCGGGCTGGGATTCGGCGGGGAGCTGTACACGCATGGTCTGACGCTCGCCAGGGGGCTCGGCGCCGGGGTGATCGAGACCTGCGTCCTGGAGTCGAACCCCGAGGGGCTGAGGTTCGCGCTGAGCCGGGGTTTCGTCGAGACGGAACGGTACGTACTGCCTGGTGACACCGTGCCGTTCATCGATCTCCGGCTCGCCTGA